In Pseudomonadota bacterium, the genomic stretch GGTACTTCAGCAGATTCACCACCGGCGCCATGCCCCATTTCGAGCGTCCACTCGAGTTCACGGCCAGCCTCGACAGTTTCCTCGACACCGGCGCCCCTTGAGCCCTCCCCAGACCAACCTGGGCGCTCAGTTCGGGTCCTCGTAGAACACGTACGACGTCGCGTAGTCGCTGAACTCGAAGTACACCTTCTTGCGCCGCTCATCCTCGTCGATCGCCCCGTTGAGGTTGGCGTCGAAATAGCCGTAGCCAAAGCGGTAGGGCCGTGCCTGGGAGCCGCTTGTGCCCCGCGCCGTGGTGAGCTTGTCGATCCCCATGAATCGGCGAACCAGCTTGTCGCCCGCATATATCTCGAGTACGCCGTCGGTGCCTGTCCAGTTCTGTACGGCTCGGCCAAGGTTGTTCTGCGTCTCTTGGGTGCAGCCTCCCAGTAACAGGAGCACCACGCATGGGAGCGCGAAGTCGACGGTGAGACGGTTTTTCATCAGCTTAAGCGTCCTCTTCGGTGGAGTCGGTGGTGCACAGCAGGCAGATGGTATTCCCGTGATAGGCACTTGGACCAGCTCCTCAAGGCCAAGGGGTACTCTGCGGCAGGTCCCTCAAGGGAATCGTCCGAGCGCTTGCCTCGGGTGTCGACGTGGCTGAACCCAGGTCGAGGAGCGCCTTGCCCAGCACCCGCCCCTAGACACGCGTGCCAACCCCGTGGAGCCAGCACGCTCGAGGGCTTGGGTACCTCCTGGGCCGAACGGAGTCCCCGCTGCCGAGTCTTGAGAACTTTCATGAACCGCTGCTCTTCACGGTCGCGTGGGTGCGCCCCACGCGCAGGAGGGCGGTCACAGGGAATCCTACGGCGATGCGCCGCCGCGACCCATGACCCTACCCGCGCGGAGCCGGCCAGGTGCGAAGTGTTGACGCCGCGTTCCAACAGCTGGCTGGCCGGGAGTGCATGCGCCGACCACCAGCAGACGGAGGCCGTTGGCCGTCGCTCGAGGCGGGCGGGACGCAGGCGGCGGCGTCCGGCGGCAGTTTGATCCGTATCGATGTCCATAGGCTGCGCTAGTGTACCGGAGCTCCGTGTCAGCGCCGCGCCGGTGGCTAAACACAGCGAGCGGCGGATCGCTTGCGGTATCCTACGCGGCCTGAATGACCAGGAAGGAGATCCATGATGAGCGCACTGCAGACGCTCGGCGCGCCCATTTCCCGCCTGCTGCTGCTAGCGCTGCTCGGCGCAGGGCTGATGCTCGCTGCTGGGGAGCCGGCGCAGGCAGGATTCTTCGCCACCGCCTCCGAGAAGCGCGCGAAGGTGGACGCGTTGGCCGAGGAGACCTTGAACCGCTTGTTCCGCGAGAGCCCAAAGGCTAAGGCCCTCTTCGATCGCTCCGTCGGCTACGCCGTGTTCGACGCCACCAAGGTATCCCTGCTCGTCACCGGCGGTGGCGGCACGGGGGTCGCCATCGATCGCGGGACCGGCCTGCGTACATACATGCACATGGGAACCGGGGGGCTAAATCTGGGCATCGGCGGGCAAGTGCTGCGCCTGGTGTTTCTCTTCGGTGATTACGAGACGATGTCCGACTTCGTCAACGGTGGCTGGGGCGCTGGCGGCGGCGCCGCAGTGGTGGCTGGCCGCCACTCGGCAGGCGCCGAAACCAGCTTCATCAACGGCGTCGCCGTCTACCAGCTGACCGATGCGGGCCTATTGGTGGTCGCCGAGGTAACGGGCACCAAGTTCTGGCGCAGCCGCAAGCTGAACGTGCCAGCGGTATTGGAGACTGGCAACTGACGGCAAGCGAAGCCCACGACGATGCTGCGGCTGAGGTGCTGAGCGCCTCCGAGCTGGAGCTTTGGCGAGGCGATCGCCTGTTGTTCGCCCGTCTGAGCTTCGAAGTGCGTGCAGGCGAGGTGCTGCACGTCACCGGCCCCAACGGCATTGGCAAGTCGAGTCTGCTGCGCGTGCTCGCGGGCTTGAGTCGGCCCGAGACCGGCACGGTGCACTGGGGTAGCGACGATGTGTTCAAGAAGACCTATGGTTTTTATTCAGCGCTCTCCTACCTCGGTCACCGTGACGGCCTGAAGGGAGAGCTGAGTGCGCTCGATAACCTCGCCTTCGCCGCCGCCCTGCGTCCCCAAGGCGCCACGTCCGCTGACATCGCCGAAGCCGTGGCAGCTGTCGGCTTGACGGCCGTCGATTGGTTGCCCCTGCGTCAGCTATCGGCCGGTCAGCGCCGGCGCGTCGCCATCTGCCGCTCCCTGCTGGCACGTGGGGCCCTGTGGATTCTCGATGAACCGTTCTCGAACCTCGACACGGCCGGCCGTGAATGGGGACATCGCCGCGTCGCTCAGCACCTCACGTCGGGCGGCCTTGCGATCATTACCTCCCACCACCCTCTCTCGATACCGGGCATTGCGGTGCGCGAACTGGCGCTTGGGTGAGGCCGACGGAGCCCCTATGAGCGCATTCCTCGCTGTGCTCAAGCGTGAGCTTCGCTTGGCCCTCCGGCGACCGGGGCAGCTAGTGAATCCGCTGGTATTCTTCGCCGTCGTGTTAGTGCTGTTTCCCCTCGGTCTCGACCCTGGAGAGGAGCTGTTGCGGCGCATTGCACCCGGGGTTGTATGGGTGGCCGCCCTGCTCGCCATGCTGTTATCGCAGGAAACCCTATTCCAAGCCGATTTCGACGATGGCAGCCTCGAGCAGATGGCTCTACAACCTCAACCGCTTTGGTGGTTGGCGCTCGCCAAGGTCCTCGCCCACTGGTTGCTCACGGGACTCCCGCTGGTGCTGGTCAGCCCCCTCGGCGCAGGAGCCTTCTTTGTGCCGGCATCGGCGGTACCGATCGTGATGCTGGCCCTATTGCTTGGCACCGCGATCTTGAGTTTGCTCGGCGGCGTTGGCGCTGCCCTCACGGTGGGGCTACACCGTGGCGGGGTGTTGATTGCGATTTTGATCGTACCCCTTTTGGTGCCCACCCTGTTGTTGGGCACGCGCGCCATCGAACAAGCCATGATCGGTCTCTCGCCAGAGGGTGTTCTCCTGTGGCTGGCGGCGCTCCTGGCGTTTCTGGCATGCGTCACTCCGTTCGCGATCGGGGCCGCCCTACGTATACATCTGGACTGAGTATTCGCGCGTCGGACGTGGTCGACATTCGCCGACGGCGTCGTTTGGTGCGGGCTCCTGGCGAAGCATACAATTGGGGGGTTTCGCGCGGGCAGGGCGCTGGGGCGCCCGTGGAGAGTGGATTTATGTGGAAGTGGTTTCACAAGCTTGGCTCGCCGCCGCACTTCTACCGGATCGCCGGCGCCTGGGCGCCGTGGTTCGGCTGGGGCGCGGCGCTACTAATCGCGGCAGGGCTCTACGGAGGCTTGGTGCTGGCACCGCCCGATGAGGAGATGGGCGAGGGCTTTCGCATCATCTACGTGCACGTGCCCGCCGCCTGGCTGTCGCTATTCGCGTACACCTACATGGCGGTGCTCGCGGCGATCGGCCTGATCTGGCGCATGAAGCTAGCTCACGCCGTGGCGAGTGCCTGCGCCGTGCTCGGTGCTTCCTTCACCTTCCTCGCATTGGTGACAGGCGCGATATGGGGCAAACCCATGTGGGGTGCGTTCTGGGTTTGGGATGCTCGCCTGACCTCCGAGCTTCTTCTGCTCTTTCTATTCCTGGGTTACCTGGCCCTTCGGGAGGCATTCGATGATGTGAGTCAAGCGGACCGCGCCAGCGCGGTGCTTGCCATCGTCGGTGTGGTGAACGTGCCGATCATCCACTACTCAGTCGAATGGTGGCGAACCCTACACCAGCCAGCCACCCTGGTGACCAACGACGGTCCGCGCATCGCAGCCAGCATGGCCACGCCCCTTGTGATGATGGCACTCGGCTATACGTTGCTATTCGCTTCGCTTGTCTGCGTGCGGGTGCGCACGGAAGTGCTGCGCCGTGAACGCCAAAAGGCCTGGGTCAAAGCGCTGGTACTAGCTGAGGGCGAGGCGACGAGTGATGGCTCGGTACGGAACCCGGCGCCGCCCGCCGCCTCCAACCCCACACAGACCAGCCAGCAGCCGAGCGGCGCGCCGGGAGCCTGATGAGATGAACGAGTTTCTAGCGATGGGCGGCTACGCGAGCTACGTCTGGAGCGCCGTGAGCGTCTCCGCCGTGGTCATCGCCCTAAACGTCTGGGCGGCCCACCGTGGCCATCGACAGATGCTGATCAGTTTGCGTCGACGGGCGCAGCTGGAGAGGGACAGAGGATGACCCCTAGACGACAGCGGATGCTCGCCGTAGCCCTCGTGTTGCTAGGTGCGGTATCCGCCACGACCCTCGGCTTGGTGGCGGCCCGAAAGAACCTGCTCTACTTCTACAGCCCCACGCAAATCGTCAATGGCGAGGCCCCCGCCGATCGTCGGGTGCGCGTGGGAGGCATGGTCACCGCGGGAAGCGTAGAGCGCGAGGAGGGGTCGTTGGCGCTCAGCTTCGTCCTAACCGATACGGCTGAGGAGGTGCGCGTTACCTACGAGGGCATCTTGCCTGACCTGTTCCGGGAGGGGCAGGGGATCATTGTGCACGGCACCGTGGGCGCGGACGGTGAGTTTCTCGCTGACGAGGTGCTGGCGAAACACGACGAGAGCTACATGCCACCGGAGGTCGCTGAGAGCATGAAGGTGGCTCGCGAGGCGCGCGGCGAATGATCCCAGAGCTAGGCCACTTCGCCCTAGTGCTTGCCCTGGCCCTGGCGCTCGTGCAGGCGCTGCTAGGACTGGCCGGCGGCCAAAGCGGTCGGCCGGAGTGGATTGCAGCGGTTCGGCCCGCAGCCTTCGGGCAATTCACGTTTGTCGCACTCGCCTTCGCAGCCCTCACTTGGTCCTTCGTTCAGAACGACTTCACGGTGCAGTACGTTGCGTCGAACAGCAACACGGCCCTTCCTGTGCCCTATCGAGTCGCGGCAGTTTGGGGCGCCCACGAAGGCTCCTTGCTGTTCTGGATTCTCGTGCTCAGCATGTGGACAGTTGCTGTCGCTACCTTCAGCGTGCACCTGCCAGCGACCTACTCAGCGCGGGTCTTAGGTGTGCTGGGCCTCATCAGCGTAGGCTTCGCCCTATTCACCCTGGAGACCTCCAATCCCTTCGTGCGATTGCCACCCGGGGTGCTCGAGGGACGAGATCTAAACCCCGTGCTACAGGACCCAGCACTCGCTATACATCCCCCCATGTTGTACACGGGCTACGTAGGCTTTGCGGTCGCCTTCGCCTTCGCCATCGCCGCCATGCTCGAGGGTCGCCTCGATAGCGCCTGGTCTCGCTGGACACGGCCCTGGACCACGATCGCTTGGGCCTTTCTGACCGTCGGCATCGCCCTCGGCAGCTGGTGGGCATACTACGAACTGGGCTGGGGCGGCTGGTGGTTCTGGGATCCGGTGGAGAATGCCTCTTTCATGCCCTGGTTGGCGGGCACGGCGCTCATCCATTCCCTGGCGGTGAGCGAGAAGCGTGGACTGTTCAAGAGTTGGACCTTGCTACTCGCCATTAGCGCGTTCTCCCTGAGCCTACTCGGCACTTTCCTCGTCCGCTCGGGCGTGCTGGTGTCCGTGCATTCCTTCGCATCCGACCCAGCGCGCGGCACGTTCATCCTGTTGTTCCTAGTGCTCGTCGTCGGCGGTGCGTTGGTGCTCTACGCATGGCGCGCTCCCCAACTGGACTCCGATGCGCGATTCGCCGTGGCCTCGCGTGAGACCTTCATCTTGGTGAACAATCTGCTGCTGGTGGTGGCCACCGCCGTCATTCTGCTCGGTACGTTGTTCCCCCTGTTCTACGAGGCCTTCGGGCCCGAGAAGATCTCCGTGGGCGTGCCGTACTTCGAGTATGGGTTCGCCATCGCGATGGCGCCGCTAATCACGATCCTAGCCGTGGGCATGCACGCGGCGTGGAAGAAGGCACGCCAGGAAGACCTCATGCGCACCCTGCGATGGCCCCTTGGACTGGCCGTGGTGCTGGGCATCGCCGTGCCCTGGCTCGTCTTCGGCCATATCGGTGCGCTCACCGTCTTCGCTATCGTCATGGGCTTGTGGATCGTGTTCTCTGCGCTGCTCGAACCGCTGACGCGCTTCCGGCGGGGACGCGGCGTGCCTGCCACAGTACTCGGCATGACTCTTGCGCACATCGGCGTTGGGGTATTCACGATCGGTGTGGCCGTGACCAAGAGCTATAGCGTCGAACTGGATACGGCCATGCAGGTGGGAGAGGTGCAAGAGATCGGCGAGCTCGGTTTCCGCTTCGATGGGGTGGTGCCCTCGCAAGGGCCGAACTACGAAGCCGTTGTCGGCACGGTTACCGTGCTGCGCGGTGACGATGTCATCACTACCCTGTATCCGGAAAAGCGAGTGTACCGCGTGCAGAAGAGTCCGATGACCGAAGCGGACATCGACGGCACCCTTGCGCGCGATCTGTTTGCGGCGCTTGGCGAAGACCTCGGGGCATCGGCCTGGAGCGTGCGCCTACAGTTCAAACCGATGATCCGAATGATCTGGCTCGGTGCGCTGCTGATGGCGATCGGCGGCGTGGTGGCGGCCTGCGATCGGCGCTACCGTGCCCGAACGGCATCGCGCTCCCCTGGCGCCGCGCCTCGCCCAGCGACTGCGGTAAGCGCCGGACAGCAGAGGGCGTCGAGCTGATGATTCGCTTCTACGCTCCCGTGGTGGCCTTGGTGGTACTCGCCGGATTTTTATGGGCAGGACTGCAGCGCGACCCAGGCGAACTGCCATCGCCCTTCATCGGTAGGCCCGCCCCCACTTTTCGCTTGCCCTCCCTGCACGATGAGAGCGTGACCTTCAGCGAAGCGGATCTGACCGGCCGTGTCGCTCTGGTGAACGTTTGGGGCACCTGGTGCCCGGGCTGCCAGACCGAGCACCCGGTGCTTATGCGAATGGCGGAGGCAGGGATACCTATCTACAGCATTAATTGGAAGGACGACGACGCCCAGGCTAAGCGTTGGCTTACGCAACTCGGCGACCCCTACATCCTCACGGGGGCGGATCGCGCTGGTCAGGCCGCCATCGACTGGGGAGTGTACGGAGCTCCCGAGACCTTCGTCGTCGACGCGCAGGGCGTTGTTCGCTACAAGCACATTGGCCCGATCACCGAGGCGCTCTGGCAAGAGGTACTGTTGCCCGCGATGCGCGAGGCCGGCGAGGGCACCGCGGCGCAGGCGCAGCGGAGCGATCGATGAGGATTAGGATGGTGGCATTGGGCGCGCTCGCCAGCGTGCTCCTGTCAGCCCCGCCGTTGGCACTCGCTATCGACGAGCATATGCCCTTCGAGGATTCGGAGCTCCAGGGGCGCTACGATCGCCTCACGGAAGAGCTGCGCTGTGTGAAGTGTCAGAATCAGACGATTGGCGACTCGAACGCCGGCATCGCTAAGGATCTTCGCCTCAAAGTGCGCGAGATGCTCATCGCAGGGCGCAGTGACCCGGAGATCTTGGAATATATGGTGGAGCGCTACGGCCAGTTCGTGCTCTACCGTCCACCCTTCAATGCGAGTACGGCAGTGCTGTGGCTGGCGCCCATCTTGCTGCTCGGCGCTGGGGCAGTGGTAGTAGCGGGAACCGTGCGAAGACGCATCGCCGTCGGCGCTGACCTCAGCGCCCTAGAGCCCGATGACGAGCCACGGGCGGTGGGCGGTGTCGACGAGGCCGACGGGGACAGGTGAGTATCAACCCAGTTTTTCTCGGGCTCGTCTTGCTCATGACGGGCGTTGCCGTATGCCTCGTTATCCTACCAGTACTGCGCGCTGGCGCAGCACGAGGAGGGGGTAAGGCGGTGACCGCCGGCGTGTTGCTGGTGTTGGTCCCCGTCATCGTGCTGCTGTCATACCCCAGACTAAGCAACTTCGATTGGTCCACGGCCCGCACGGCGCAGACCATGCGGGCCGCGGCGGAGGACGCCGCAGCGAGCGGCGCAGGCGAGGCGGATATCGTCGAGGCGCTCGCCCAGCGCTTGCGCAGCAACGGCGGTAGCCTCGAGGAATGGCGCCTGTTGGGTCGATCCTACTTCAACCTCGGTCGCGTCGACGGCGCGGAACAGGCCTTTCGCGAAGCGTACCGCCAGGTGGCGGTGGGTGCGGACGCGCAGCTCACCGCCGACGTGGCAGCGGAGTACGCGGAGGCGATGATTCTCAGCGATCAACGGACCCTGCTCGGCGAAGCGGGCGACTTGCTCGAACGTTCCCTAGACACCCTACCTAACAACCCACGGGCCCTGTGGTGGGGTGGCCTCGGCGCGTTTGAACGGGGCGAGTACGGCACTGCCCAAGGGCGTTGGGAACGGCTGCTCGCGGCGCCCCAAATGGCCGAACCGAGCCAGATGCGAGAGGTCCTCGAGCAGCGTATTGCGATGGCGAGCCAGCTCGCTGCGCGCAACGCACCGCCGCCCGCGCAGATCCGAGAGGCCATGACGGCCGCCAGCGGGCCTGAGGCAGGGGAGGGTGCGAGCCCCTCAAAAGCATCTCCGCAGGGAGCTGAGGCTGGCGATGCGAGTGGTCGCCTACAGGTACGCGTGGAGCTAGCGCAGAGTCTTCGCGAGCAACTCGCCGAGCAAGATCAGGTGCTGTTCGTGATCGCCCGAACGCCGGGCGGCGGCGGCCCCCCCCTTGCGGTGGTGCGCCGGCGCAGCTCTGAGCTGCCCATCGAGCTCGAACTGAGCGATGCCAACGCGATGATTCCCGGGCGCGGGATCTCCTCTGCTAACGAAGTAGAGGTGGTAGCGCGAGTGTCGGCGAGCGGAAACGCGATGGCCTCTCCCGGTGACCTGTGGGGTAGCCAGCAGGTCTCCGCGAGCGAGGGAGAGATCATCACCGTGACCATCGACCAGGTGACTAGGTAAGCTATCGGATACGGTTGAGCAAGAGCAGTTAAGGGGATCCGCCGTGAGTGAACTGGAACAGGCCTTCGAACAGGCGCAGCAAGACGTCAAGGCGCTGACCAAGCGGCCGAGTGATGACGAAATGCTCAAGCTGTACGCGTTGTACAAGCAAGCGTCTTCAGGAGACGTGAGCGGTAGCCGTCCGGGCATGCTCGACTTCGTCGGACGCGCCAAGTACGACGCTTGGGCCAAGATCAGCGGCTTGGACCGTGACGATGCGATGCGAAGCTA encodes the following:
- the ccmD gene encoding heme exporter protein CcmD; translated protein: MNEFLAMGGYASYVWSAVSVSAVVIALNVWAAHRGHRQMLISLRRRAQLERDRG
- a CDS encoding cytochrome c-type biogenesis protein — encoded protein: MRIRMVALGALASVLLSAPPLALAIDEHMPFEDSELQGRYDRLTEELRCVKCQNQTIGDSNAGIAKDLRLKVREMLIAGRSDPEILEYMVERYGQFVLYRPPFNASTAVLWLAPILLLGAGAVVVAGTVRRRIAVGADLSALEPDDEPRAVGGVDEADGDR
- a CDS encoding DsbE family thiol:disulfide interchange protein; the protein is MIRFYAPVVALVVLAGFLWAGLQRDPGELPSPFIGRPAPTFRLPSLHDESVTFSEADLTGRVALVNVWGTWCPGCQTEHPVLMRMAEAGIPIYSINWKDDDAQAKRWLTQLGDPYILTGADRAGQAAIDWGVYGAPETFVVDAQGVVRYKHIGPITEALWQEVLLPAMREAGEGTAAQAQRSDR
- the ccmE gene encoding cytochrome c maturation protein CcmE, which translates into the protein MTPRRQRMLAVALVLLGAVSATTLGLVAARKNLLYFYSPTQIVNGEAPADRRVRVGGMVTAGSVEREEGSLALSFVLTDTAEEVRVTYEGILPDLFREGQGIIVHGTVGADGEFLADEVLAKHDESYMPPEVAESMKVAREARGE
- a CDS encoding heme lyase CcmF/NrfE family subunit, translated to MIPELGHFALVLALALALVQALLGLAGGQSGRPEWIAAVRPAAFGQFTFVALAFAALTWSFVQNDFTVQYVASNSNTALPVPYRVAAVWGAHEGSLLFWILVLSMWTVAVATFSVHLPATYSARVLGVLGLISVGFALFTLETSNPFVRLPPGVLEGRDLNPVLQDPALAIHPPMLYTGYVGFAVAFAFAIAAMLEGRLDSAWSRWTRPWTTIAWAFLTVGIALGSWWAYYELGWGGWWFWDPVENASFMPWLAGTALIHSLAVSEKRGLFKSWTLLLAISAFSLSLLGTFLVRSGVLVSVHSFASDPARGTFILLFLVLVVGGALVLYAWRAPQLDSDARFAVASRETFILVNNLLLVVATAVILLGTLFPLFYEAFGPEKISVGVPYFEYGFAIAMAPLITILAVGMHAAWKKARQEDLMRTLRWPLGLAVVLGIAVPWLVFGHIGALTVFAIVMGLWIVFSALLEPLTRFRRGRGVPATVLGMTLAHIGVGVFTIGVAVTKSYSVELDTAMQVGEVQEIGELGFRFDGVVPSQGPNYEAVVGTVTVLRGDDVITTLYPEKRVYRVQKSPMTEADIDGTLARDLFAALGEDLGASAWSVRLQFKPMIRMIWLGALLMAIGGVVAACDRRYRARTASRSPGAAPRPATAVSAGQQRASS
- a CDS encoding acyl-CoA-binding protein; protein product: MSELEQAFEQAQQDVKALTKRPSDDEMLKLYALYKQASSGDVSGSRPGMLDFVGRAKYDAWAKISGLDRDDAMRSYISTAKSLISTYGA
- the ccmC gene encoding heme ABC transporter permease CcmC, which encodes MWKWFHKLGSPPHFYRIAGAWAPWFGWGAALLIAAGLYGGLVLAPPDEEMGEGFRIIYVHVPAAWLSLFAYTYMAVLAAIGLIWRMKLAHAVASACAVLGASFTFLALVTGAIWGKPMWGAFWVWDARLTSELLLLFLFLGYLALREAFDDVSQADRASAVLAIVGVVNVPIIHYSVEWWRTLHQPATLVTNDGPRIAASMATPLVMMALGYTLLFASLVCVRVRTEVLRRERQKAWVKALVLAEGEATSDGSVRNPAPPAASNPTQTSQQPSGAPGA
- the ccmB gene encoding heme exporter protein CcmB — protein: MSAFLAVLKRELRLALRRPGQLVNPLVFFAVVLVLFPLGLDPGEELLRRIAPGVVWVAALLAMLLSQETLFQADFDDGSLEQMALQPQPLWWLALAKVLAHWLLTGLPLVLVSPLGAGAFFVPASAVPIVMLALLLGTAILSLLGGVGAALTVGLHRGGVLIAILIVPLLVPTLLLGTRAIEQAMIGLSPEGVLLWLAALLAFLACVTPFAIGAALRIHLD
- the ccmA gene encoding cytochrome c biogenesis heme-transporting ATPase CcmA, which gives rise to MLSASELELWRGDRLLFARLSFEVRAGEVLHVTGPNGIGKSSLLRVLAGLSRPETGTVHWGSDDVFKKTYGFYSALSYLGHRDGLKGELSALDNLAFAAALRPQGATSADIAEAVAAVGLTAVDWLPLRQLSAGQRRRVAICRSLLARGALWILDEPFSNLDTAGREWGHRRVAQHLTSGGLAIITSHHPLSIPGIAVRELALG